AAGTCCCGCTCCCCTCGCTTATGAACGAGGACGACTCACCCAGGTACTTGCGCCGAGTGGTCGCATGCACGCGACCACTCGGCGTTTCAAGGTGTCGGGCTTCTATGTTCGCGGGGAGTGATCACCGGTCTTTAACGCCGGGGGCGCCGCCTTCTGATGAGGCGGCGAAAGGCACGATGATCGTGTCAACGACATTCAGCGTCCACTCGATGAGGGCGCTGTCTGCCAAGGGGTGCCCACCGATGTGGGCGGTCATTGGGATGGGAACCAGGATCTGACGCACCGCAGTCTTAATGACTGCGCCAGCGTGCAGCCGCTTCAGGCGCATCATCTGTGAATCAGCAAGTTCGACGGGTGCGAACTTGATGTACCGTCCCTGAGTGGCGACCTCTTCGACACCGACCTGGCGCAGGCGCTCACGCAGTCGCGCAATGTCGAACAGCAAATCCACCTGAGGAGGAATTGGGCCGTATCGGTCGGCCAGCTCATCGCGCACATCGCTTTCCTGTTCAGGCGTGCTCACGCCTGCAATCCTGGCGTATACCTCGAGCCGCAGGCGCTCGCTCGTCACATATTCGGCAGGAATATGCGCATCCACGGCCAGATCCACTCGCACGTCCACCTGTTCGGCGGGGCGCTCCCCTTTAAATGTTGCCACTGCGTCAGCCACCATACGCACGTACAGATCGAACCCCACGCCCTCGATATGACCTGATTGCGCGCCACCCAGCAGGTTGCCGGCACCGCGGATTTCGAGGTCTTTTTGCGCAACGTGCAGCCCGGCGCCCAGATCCGTGAACTGGGCGATTGTCCGCAACCGTTCATGGGCCGTTTCGGTAAGAGTGCGGTCAGCTGGGTAAAAGAAGTAAGCGTAAGCGCGTTCGCGCCCTCGTCCCACTCGGCCACGCAGCTGGTGCAGCTGTGACAGACCGAACGCGTCAGCCCTGTCCACAATCAGGGTGTTTGCATTGGAAATATCCAGGCCGGTTTCCACGATTGTCGTGCACACCAGCACGTCGAAGTCGTGGTTCCAGAAATCAACGATGACGCGTTCAAGTTCGTGTTCGGACAGTTTGCCGTGAGCGACACGGATGCGCGCTTCGGGTACCAGTTCGCTGAGGTGAGCAGCCACCGTGTTGATGGATTCGACACGGTTATGGACGTAGAACACCTGCCCGTCACGCAGCAGCTCGCGCCGGACTGCAGCGATAACCTGCGCATCCGTGTATGCGCCCACAAATGTCAGAACCGGCTGACGCTCTTCTGGCGGTGTCTGCAGGATCGACATTTCACGGATACCGGAAATCGCCATTTCCAGTGTTCGAGGGATAGGTGTTGCCGACATGGACAGCACGTCCACATCAGTGCGCAGCGCTTTGAGTGTCTCCTTATGCTCGACACCGAAACGCTGCTCCTCGTCAATGACGACTAGACCCAGATCCTTGAAGCGGACCGTGCCCGTCAGCAGGGCGTGTGTGCCGATCACCAGGTCAATACCACCGGACGCAAGTGCCTCCTTGACCTCTTCAGCTTCTTTCGGCGTGGAAAAACGTGACAGTGTCCCAATTGTGACGGGGAAACCGGCATAGCGAGCGCTGAAGGTGTCATAGTGCTGCTGGACCAGCAAGGTGGTGGGAACCAGCACAGCAACCTGCTTGCCGTCCTGGATGGCTTTGAACGCCGCGCGCACAGCGATCTCGGTTTTGCCGTATCCCACGTCTCCTGTCAGGAGCCGGTCCATCGGCATGGGCTTTTCCATATCAGCTTTGACTTCATCGATTGTCACGAGCTGATCAGGGGTTTCCACATATGGGAACGCATCTTCAAGTTCGCGCTGCCAGGGGGTGTCAGCGCTGAACGCGTGCCCTTTTGTTGCCTGGCGCGCGGCGTACAGGCGGATCAGCTCAGCGGCGATTTCCTTGACGGCTTTACGAGCTTTGGCTTTGGTCTTCGCCCAGTCAGCCCCACCCATCCGGGTCAGTGTCGGCTGATCCGATCCCGTGTATTTGGAGACCTGATCCAGCGAGTTCGTCGGCACGAACAGACGGTCCCCAGGTTGTCCCCTGCGCGAGGGAGCGTACTCAATGACAAGGTAGTCGCGCGTGACGGCGGACGCTCCCCTGCCCACAGTGCGTGAGACCAGTTCGAGGAAGCGTCCGATCCCGTGCTGTTCGTGAACAACCAGGTCGCCGGCGTGCAGTGTCAGCGGATCGACGCCCTTCCTGCGCCGCGACGGCATCTTCCTCATATCGCGAGTGGTCGCTCCCACGCGACCAGTCAGGTCCTGTTCAGTAAGGACTGCCAGGTGCTGATCGGCCATTACAAACCCGGCGCCGGCTTGCGCGGTCGTCACGTGCACGACACTTTCTTCAGGCGCGCGCGTCAACTCCTCTACCACTCGCGCCGGCACGTGCGCATCGTTCAGTATCGAGGCGATTCGTCGCCCGGGCCCAGGGCCTTGAGTGGTCACCACCATGTTCCACCCGGCGTGTGACAGCTCAGCCAAATCGGCGCACGCTCGATCAAAGTCACCGCGATATGGGCGTACTTCTCGAGCACCGACTGCCATCAGTGTCGGTGAGACCACCACGGCGTGCGCCTCGTGGGTCTGCAAAGCACCCGGCTCGTCGTCCGTATCCACACCTCGGTCATCCTCGACAGCGATCAGCGCATCGGCCAGTTCTGCCGGCGCCAGTGAGGAGACCTCCCACCGCGCAAGTCCGGAAGCCTGCCACACTTCGTCCAGGTCACGGAACGAAGCGTCGCGCGCTTCCAGTGGAACAGTGCCACCATCGGCCGCTGCGGTCCATGCTGCCTGGAGGAATTCCTCGGTGGTTGACACAAGGTCGGCTGCGCGGGCACGCACCCGCTCCGGCTCATCCATGATGAGCACGCTGCTCTCGGGAGCGATGTCAAGGACGGTGTCCATGCGCTCCACCAAAGCAGGGGCCAG
The sequence above is a segment of the Schaalia radingae genome. Coding sequences within it:
- the mfd gene encoding transcription-repair coupling factor, yielding MKLNGLMDLIGADQAVQQFATSLSRSLSGTIVAPQGIRPGMYALASRERLIDEADPSTVGPLIIITASGREAERLTDALSAWVPNVGMFPSWETLPHERLSPQVDTMAQRIAILRRLTHPDPTDPATAPLSIVVMPVRAFLQPVIHGLADLEPVRVKVGDMVDLPSMVDRLTQLGYERVDMVEARGQVSVRGGILDVFPPQEAHPLRVELWGDEVDEIRWFSMADQRTLGAATDGLWAVACRELLLTDEVREKARHAADTLPGAAQILELASEGIYSAGLESLAPALVERMDTVLDIAPESSVLIMDEPERVRARAADLVSTTEEFLQAAWTAAADGGTVPLEARDASFRDLDEVWQASGLARWEVSSLAPAELADALIAVEDDRGVDTDDEPGALQTHEAHAVVVSPTLMAVGAREVRPYRGDFDRACADLAELSHAGWNMVVTTQGPGPGRRIASILNDAHVPARVVEELTRAPEESVVHVTTAQAGAGFVMADQHLAVLTEQDLTGRVGATTRDMRKMPSRRRKGVDPLTLHAGDLVVHEQHGIGRFLELVSRTVGRGASAVTRDYLVIEYAPSRRGQPGDRLFVPTNSLDQVSKYTGSDQPTLTRMGGADWAKTKAKARKAVKEIAAELIRLYAARQATKGHAFSADTPWQRELEDAFPYVETPDQLVTIDEVKADMEKPMPMDRLLTGDVGYGKTEIAVRAAFKAIQDGKQVAVLVPTTLLVQQHYDTFSARYAGFPVTIGTLSRFSTPKEAEEVKEALASGGIDLVIGTHALLTGTVRFKDLGLVVIDEEQRFGVEHKETLKALRTDVDVLSMSATPIPRTLEMAISGIREMSILQTPPEERQPVLTFVGAYTDAQVIAAVRRELLRDGQVFYVHNRVESINTVAAHLSELVPEARIRVAHGKLSEHELERVIVDFWNHDFDVLVCTTIVETGLDISNANTLIVDRADAFGLSQLHQLRGRVGRGRERAYAYFFYPADRTLTETAHERLRTIAQFTDLGAGLHVAQKDLEIRGAGNLLGGAQSGHIEGVGFDLYVRMVADAVATFKGERPAEQVDVRVDLAVDAHIPAEYVTSERLRLEVYARIAGVSTPEQESDVRDELADRYGPIPPQVDLLFDIARLRERLRQVGVEEVATQGRYIKFAPVELADSQMMRLKRLHAGAVIKTAVRQILVPIPMTAHIGGHPLADSALIEWTLNVVDTIIVPFAASSEGGAPGVKDR